The Fervidicoccus fontis Kam940 DNA window ATCCGATGTTATTTGATTGAAATGAATGTTTTTAATTGCAGACCTTTGCATCATCTAATAATTGATTTTAAATATACGGATTTGTCAGGAACAGAGGGGGATATAATGTCTAGTACTTCTTCTGTAGCTTTCATTGAATCCCCATTAAATGGCTCGTATACATACATTGCATCTTTAATTAGGTCAATATCAATTCCCGTAATAATGGAATATAATTCTAAATATCTGCTTCTGTCCTTCGAATACGCTTCTAGAGATTCTCTATACATCCAAGTTATTTTTTCTCTCACACTTTCAGCAACAATATTTGAAATTGCTAGGGAGCAACACAGCTCATTTTCCATAATTCCCGCATCTTTTACTACTTTAAATCCCATCGATTCGACTTTTTTATACAAAGGATGCCAAGTTATTACATAACCTTTTTCTTTTTTGGCCATGTAGAGGAGCTCATCAGGAGAGCTATAATATACGGTATTTTCAGCATCAATAATACCATTTTTGATAGATAAGCTTCTTATGTAATCCATAGTGCTGAGCTTACTCGAATGAACCTTATTCCCCCCATCAAGATATAAAATCTCATACCCTCTCCCCATACCTCTAGGGAGAATTTTGTAGCTTTCATAAATGGTTGAAAAAATGAGCTGACCAATAAAGGGGGAAATTGCAAGATCTATTCTCCCGTGGACTAAAGCATCTAGAGCTTCTAAGCCATCGCTAAAAACTTTCACGTTCACTTTATGTTTCATTTCGTTCATTTTTTTCAAAAAGTATCCCAAGAAGAGGTATTCGCTCGAATAAACTATTCCGATCGTCATCCTCATTTCATCTTTTTCATGAGCTTTTTCCTTTATCCCGGTATATGCATAGATAAATTTGCTTCTTCCTATCTGCTTCCTTTTTATAAGCCCTTCTCTTTCCAGCTCATATAGGATTTCACTTACTCTCGACTTTGAAGCAGAAATGCTTCTATGAATATAAGATTGGGGTATTGATTCCCCTTGAAAGTTTGCGAGAAGTTCCAGTATTTTTTCTTTAAGCTCTCCTTTAGACATGATCTCAAAAAATTTTATATATAACTGAGTATTTAAAATTTATCGAACATATGTTCGGTTGTGATTTAAAATGAGAAGAACATATATAACGTTTAGCTTTCTCATATTAGCTCTTTTTTATCTGGTTCCCTATGCTTTTCTGAGAAATTCAAAAGGAATTGAACTCCTACTCTTCTGGCCTTCTTTAGCTTTCTTTTGGATATTGCTCTCCTTAATACTCTTGTGGAGAGGAAAAATGGAATGAACGTTTTTATCATCTATTTTTTAATTTATGCTATTATTGGAACAGCAATTGCAGTTGCATCAAAAAGAGTTGGCATAAAGAGCGCGAGAGATTACTATATTGGTGGAAGAAAAATAGGAGGAATTCTAGCTGGTGCTACTTATGCTGCGACCACTTACAGCGCGTTCATGATGATAGGACTTGTAGGAATGGCTTATTCGACAGGAGTGGGGACGCTTGGCTTTGAGCTTTCATATTTGCTTTCTACAGTCGCAATTCTCTCAACAGTCGGATATGAAATATGGAGGATCTCAAAAGAAAGGCAATGGATCTCTCCATCTCAGATGCTAGGAGATCTTTATGGTTCTATCTTTTTATCAAAATTTATTGCTCTTTTATACATTTTTGCTATGATCCCATACATAGCAGCTCAAATTCAGGGGTTGGGCGTAATTTTCCAAATAGGAGGGATGAGCTATGAAAGTGGCGTTGTCGCTGCGGCCGTAATCGTCGCACTTTGGATAGCTATTGCGGGAATGTGGAGTGTGGCAACTACCGATTTGTATCAAGCTATTTTAATGCTCGGAGGTGGAATATTATTTTTATATGTCGTTATTTCGATGATTTTGCCTTTTGGCGGATCTCTAAGGGCGATAGAGGTTCTAGCAAGCAGCGGATATTTAGGTATTATGCCATTTTGGAGCTTTCCCGTTTTTCTTTCTTATACACTACCATGGATCTTCTTTGCTATAACAAATCCTCAAGTCATTTCAAGGCTCTTCATACAGAGAGATGAGAAATCTTACAAAATGAGCGTCACATTCTTCGCTGCCTTTGGACTTCTATATACTTTATTGGCAGTAATGATTGGGCTTTTTGCGAGATATCTAGCAATAAACGGTATAATCCCTTCAGGTTTGGGAGGCAATTATGTTACTCCCGCGATTCTCTCGAAGCTTAGCGCAATAGCAGCTGGTTTCATAGGGATATCTATCATAGCTGCTGCGATTTCTACGGCTGACGGCATTATTCTCTCTGTATCGAGTGCTATCTTCAAAGATCTTCTAGGACTTAAAGATAAAAAAGTTGAGTTGATTGCTACAATCGATGTGGTTTTGACAGTAGTAGCTTCAATTTTAGCTTATCTTCACCCTGCTTATATTGTTGACCTTTCAGTTATGACTTCATTGTTATTATTGCCTTTAGCTCCAGTAACTATAGCTGGAATTGCTTTTAAAAACAAACTGGGAAAGTTTTCAAGAGCTTCCAGTTTAGCTTCTATAATATCGGGAGTGACGATAGGTGTTTATGGTTTGTATGCCAATGGAGCCGGAAGAATATTCACATCGATGCTTTGCGGATTGCCAACATCCCTATGGGTTTTATTGATATCATGCTTAGTCATTGTAATAGGGATATCTTTAGATTATTAATCCAAATTAAAAAGACATATTTTAGATTTAAAATAATTTTTAACAATAAAAATGATAATAATGAATTTTTATTATTAAAAATTTTATAAAAACTTATAAGTTTTTTAAAAATTGTAAAAATTCTACAATAAATTTTTATATATGAGAAAATATTATAATTAATATGGGTGGAAAATT harbors:
- a CDS encoding DUF7343 domain-containing protein is translated as MSKGELKEKILELLANFQGESIPQSYIHRSISASKSRVSEILYELEREGLIKRKQIGRSKFIYAYTGIKEKAHEKDEMRMTIGIVYSSEYLFLGYFLKKMNEMKHKVNVKVFSDGLEALDALVHGRIDLAISPFIGQLIFSTIYESYKILPRGMGRGYEILYLDGGNKVHSSKLSTMDYIRSLSIKNGIIDAENTVYYSSPDELLYMAKKEKGYVITWHPLYKKVESMGFKVVKDAGIMENELCCSLAISNIVAESVREKITWMYRESLEAYSKDRSRYLELYSIITGIDIDLIKDAMYVYEPFNGDSMKATEEVLDIISPSVPDKSVYLKSIIR
- a CDS encoding sodium:solute symporter family protein; amino-acid sequence: MNVFIIYFLIYAIIGTAIAVASKRVGIKSARDYYIGGRKIGGILAGATYAATTYSAFMMIGLVGMAYSTGVGTLGFELSYLLSTVAILSTVGYEIWRISKERQWISPSQMLGDLYGSIFLSKFIALLYIFAMIPYIAAQIQGLGVIFQIGGMSYESGVVAAAVIVALWIAIAGMWSVATTDLYQAILMLGGGILFLYVVISMILPFGGSLRAIEVLASSGYLGIMPFWSFPVFLSYTLPWIFFAITNPQVISRLFIQRDEKSYKMSVTFFAAFGLLYTLLAVMIGLFARYLAINGIIPSGLGGNYVTPAILSKLSAIAAGFIGISIIAAAISTADGIILSVSSAIFKDLLGLKDKKVELIATIDVVLTVVASILAYLHPAYIVDLSVMTSLLLLPLAPVTIAGIAFKNKLGKFSRASSLASIISGVTIGVYGLYANGAGRIFTSMLCGLPTSLWVLLISCLVIVIGISLDY